In one Pseudodesulfovibrio tunisiensis genomic region, the following are encoded:
- the rsxE gene encoding electron transport complex subunit RsxE, which produces MNRLWKEFSKGLWKDLPPFKLVLGLCPVLAVTNTADNGLGMGMAVVFVLTLSNLLISLVRKIIPAKVRIACFIAISASLVVAVELLMQAFAYPLYQQLGIFVPLIVVNCIILGRAEAFASKNPPLLAIADGLGMGIGFTMSLTFLGALREFLGKGQLFGIDATWQGFEPFGFMVEAPGAFVSLGILLAIMNFSENVRRKRQGLKAVEGPTHDCKSCGACNKAQSA; this is translated from the coding sequence ATGAACAGATTATGGAAGGAATTCTCCAAGGGTCTCTGGAAGGACCTGCCCCCGTTCAAACTGGTGCTGGGCCTCTGCCCGGTGCTGGCCGTGACCAACACCGCGGACAACGGGCTGGGCATGGGCATGGCCGTGGTCTTCGTGCTCACCCTGTCCAACCTGCTGATCTCGCTGGTGCGCAAGATAATCCCGGCCAAGGTCCGCATCGCCTGCTTCATCGCCATTTCCGCATCCCTGGTCGTGGCCGTGGAGCTGCTCATGCAGGCGTTCGCCTATCCCCTGTACCAGCAACTGGGCATTTTCGTGCCCCTCATCGTGGTCAACTGCATCATTCTGGGCCGGGCCGAGGCATTCGCGTCCAAGAATCCGCCCCTTCTCGCCATTGCCGACGGTCTGGGCATGGGAATCGGCTTCACCATGTCCCTGACCTTTCTGGGCGCCTTGCGCGAATTTCTGGGCAAGGGTCAGCTCTTCGGCATCGACGCCACATGGCAGGGATTCGAACCCTTCGGATTCATGGTCGAGGCGCCGGGCGCATTCGTGAGCCTCGGCATTCTGCTGGCCATCATGAACTTCTCGGAAAACGTGCGGCGCAAGCGTCAGGGCCTCAAGGCAGTCGAGGGACCGACCCACGACTGCAAGTCCTGCGGCGCATGCAACAAGGCACAATCCGCCTAG
- a CDS encoding electron transport complex protein RnfA — protein sequence MQEYFLLFIGAMFVNNIVLAQYLGNCPFIGTSKDTGVAVGMGGAVVFVAVMAAAITWLVQRHILVPFGLGYLQTLAFILVIASLVQFVEMFLKKMVPPLYKSLGIFLPLITTNCAVMGIALICQREEFGLLHTVLFAFASGLGFMVALVLLAGIRERLAVRRLPIAMRGTPIGLVMAGLMSLAFFAFKGMI from the coding sequence ATGCAGGAATACTTTCTTCTCTTCATAGGCGCGATGTTCGTCAACAACATCGTGCTGGCCCAGTACCTCGGCAACTGCCCGTTCATCGGCACGTCCAAGGATACGGGCGTGGCCGTCGGCATGGGCGGAGCCGTGGTGTTCGTGGCCGTGATGGCCGCAGCCATCACATGGCTGGTCCAGCGCCACATTCTGGTGCCTTTCGGTCTGGGCTATCTCCAGACTCTGGCCTTCATTCTCGTCATCGCGTCCCTTGTCCAGTTCGTGGAAATGTTTCTCAAGAAGATGGTCCCGCCCCTGTACAAATCGCTGGGCATCTTCCTGCCGCTCATCACCACGAACTGCGCTGTCATGGGTATCGCCCTGATCTGCCAGCGCGAGGAATTCGGTCTGCTGCACACCGTGCTGTTCGCGTTCGCCTCGGGTCTGGGCTTCATGGTCGCCCTTGTCCTGCTGGCGGGCATCCGCGAACGGCTGGCCGTGCGACGGCTGCCCATCGCCATGCGTGGCACGCCCATCGGGCTGGTCATGGCCGGGCTGATGTCCCTGGCCTTCTTCGCCTTCAAGGGCATGATTTAA
- the rnfG gene encoding RnfABCDGE type electron transport complex subunit G: protein MKEMMKMMVVLSLICGLSGVTLAALKQATAPIIEEQVLTFVQAPAIEQVLNDYDNNPIKDRRKFEMDGSSITVFPAMKDGRLNGVAFETSGKGYGGQIGVMVGFDMTANTLSGIGITTMKETPGLGSRVTGHGFTTQFKGHALDSMKLKKNGGDIDAVAGATISSTGTVSAVREAVSIFNTLKGKFAEGWS from the coding sequence ATGAAGGAAATGATGAAAATGATGGTTGTCCTGTCCCTGATCTGCGGCCTTTCCGGCGTGACGCTGGCCGCTCTCAAGCAGGCCACCGCTCCGATCATCGAGGAACAGGTGCTCACCTTTGTTCAGGCCCCGGCCATTGAACAGGTGCTGAACGACTACGACAACAACCCCATCAAGGACCGCAGAAAATTCGAAATGGACGGCAGCAGCATCACGGTGTTTCCAGCCATGAAGGACGGCAGGCTCAACGGCGTGGCCTTCGAGACCTCGGGCAAGGGATACGGCGGCCAGATCGGCGTCATGGTCGGCTTTGACATGACCGCGAACACCCTGTCCGGCATCGGCATCACCACCATGAAGGAAACCCCGGGGCTGGGCTCCCGGGTCACGGGCCACGGCTTCACCACCCAATTCAAGGGCCATGCCCTGGATTCCATGAAGCTCAAGAAGAACGGCGGAGACATCGACGCCGTGGCAGGGGCCACCATCTCCTCCACGGGCACCGTGTCCGCCGTGCGCGAGGCCGTTTCCATCTTCAATACCCTCAAGGGCAAGTTCGCCGAGGGTTGGTCCTAG